A window of Burkholderia ubonensis contains these coding sequences:
- a CDS encoding LysR family transcriptional regulator, which translates to MNQLQAMRVFTRVVELSSFNLAARQLGMSAAAVTRSVGMLEAHLNMRLLNRTTRSLSLTETGREYLDGCRTIIEKLDEIESNLAQATRDPRGTLRIAASATSVAAGLGALLSTYRANHPRVRFDVTTFDTHVDMVEGGYDVCFCDDRRLINATCVSRMLMNVRDVVVASPEYLARHGTPNDPVELNEHSLLTVSNGTARSWEFSDVDGSYRVYTGNALASTGSMMVRLAALNHMGITQLPQPLVADDLARGTLLPLLGRYEVNGGPRCVSMLYPSRNYLTLKVRSFIDYVVDHYRAHERAAVRLAAA; encoded by the coding sequence ATGAATCAACTGCAAGCGATGCGCGTCTTCACGCGCGTAGTCGAGTTGTCGAGTTTCAATCTCGCCGCCCGCCAGCTCGGGATGTCGGCGGCCGCGGTCACGCGCAGCGTCGGCATGCTCGAAGCGCATCTGAACATGCGCCTGCTGAACCGGACGACCCGCAGCCTGTCGCTCACCGAGACCGGCCGCGAATACCTCGACGGGTGCCGCACGATCATCGAGAAGCTCGACGAGATCGAATCGAATCTCGCGCAGGCCACGCGCGACCCGCGCGGCACGCTGAGGATCGCCGCGTCGGCCACGTCCGTCGCGGCCGGTCTCGGCGCGCTGCTGTCGACGTATCGCGCCAACCATCCGCGCGTGCGCTTCGACGTCACGACGTTCGACACGCACGTCGACATGGTCGAAGGCGGCTACGACGTGTGCTTCTGCGACGATCGCCGCCTGATCAACGCGACCTGCGTGTCGCGGATGCTGATGAACGTGCGCGACGTGGTCGTCGCATCGCCCGAGTACCTCGCGCGCCACGGCACGCCGAACGATCCGGTCGAACTGAACGAACACAGCCTGCTGACCGTATCGAACGGCACCGCCCGCAGCTGGGAGTTCTCGGACGTCGACGGCTCCTACCGCGTCTATACGGGCAATGCACTGGCATCGACCGGCAGCATGATGGTTCGGCTCGCGGCACTCAACCACATGGGCATCACGCAGTTGCCGCAGCCGCTCGTCGCCGACGATCTCGCACGGGGCACGCTGCTGCCGCTGCTCGGGCGCTACGAAGTCAACGGCGGCCCGCGCTGCGTATCGATGCTTTATCCCAGCCGCAACTATCTGACGCTGAAGGTGCGCAGCTTCATCGACTACGTCGTCGACCACTACCGCGCGCACGAGCGCGCAGCCGTGCGGCTCGCCGCTGCGTGA
- a CDS encoding response regulator transcription factor, whose product MTRILTIEDDPLIADHISQTLRAAGHEVDVARTGRDGMAKAMSADYDVVTLDRMLPDLDGLTILATMRGVGLDTPVLVMSAMSEVDQRIQGLRAGGDDYLVKPFSLDEMCARIDVLIRRRPRGPQVETVLRAGELELDLVRRRVTLDGRELALLPTEWRVLEFMMRHAGRVLTRTMIFEAVWGCRFDPGTNLIDVHVGRLRKKVNRPGGAPLIRTIRGSGYMLG is encoded by the coding sequence ATGACACGCATCCTCACGATCGAAGACGATCCGCTGATCGCGGATCACATCTCGCAGACGCTGCGCGCCGCCGGCCACGAGGTCGACGTCGCGCGCACCGGCCGGGACGGCATGGCAAAGGCGATGAGCGCCGACTACGACGTCGTCACGCTCGATCGCATGCTGCCCGACCTCGACGGCCTCACGATCCTCGCGACCATGCGCGGCGTCGGGCTCGACACGCCGGTGCTCGTGATGAGCGCGATGTCCGAGGTCGACCAGCGCATCCAGGGGCTGCGCGCGGGCGGCGACGACTATCTCGTCAAGCCGTTCTCGCTCGACGAAATGTGTGCGCGTATCGACGTGCTGATTCGCCGCCGGCCGCGCGGCCCGCAGGTCGAGACGGTGTTGCGCGCGGGCGAGCTCGAACTCGATCTGGTGCGCCGCCGCGTCACGCTCGACGGTCGCGAACTCGCGCTGCTGCCGACGGAATGGCGCGTGCTGGAATTCATGATGCGCCACGCCGGACGCGTGCTCACGCGCACGATGATCTTCGAGGCCGTGTGGGGCTGCCGCTTCGATCCCGGCACGAACCTGATCGACGTGCACGTCGGCCGCCTGCGCAAGAAAGTGAACCGTCCCGGCGGCGCGCCGCTGATCCGCACGATCCGCGGCTCGGGCTACATGCTCGGCTGA
- a CDS encoding efflux RND transporter permease subunit, whose translation MLKIVRLALTRPYTFVVLALLILIAGPLAAVRTPIDIFPDIRIPVISVVWNYSGLQPDDMSGRIVTYYERALGTTVNDIQHIESQSFRSFGIVKIFFQPTVDIRTATAQVTSISQTVLKQMPPGTTPPQILNYNASTVPVLQIALTSNTLDEQKLEDYAENFIRPQLLSVPGVAIPTPYGGKAREVQIDLDPQALQSKGLSAQDVAHALAQQNQIIPAGTQKIGRFEYNIKLNNSPLALDALNDLPIKSVDGTTIMIRDVAHVRDGFPPQSNIVRVDGHRAVLMSVLKNGSASTLDIIAGVKAKLPLIEQTLPPGLKLVTMGDQSAFVKGAVSGVAREGIIAAALTSLMILLFLGSWRSTLIIAASIPLAVLSAIALLAATGETLNVMTLGGLALAVGILVDDATVTIENVNWHLEQGKDTRTAIVDGAKQIVMPALVSLLCICIVFVPMLMLDGISRFLFVPMAKAVIFSMMSSFVLSRTFVPMLAQYLLKPHASAGHASGELAAIMDSHAGHPGAHDVPPSRNPLVRFQRGFERRFEAVRASYRILLGLALTRRKPFVIAFLAVVAASFLLAPWLGRNFFPAIDSGEISLHVRAPVGTRVEETAAEFDRIENTIRSVIPPAQLGEVIDNIGLPKSGINLTYNNSGTLGPQDGDILISLSKDHAPTAGYVRQLRERLPRAYPGTTFSFLPADIVSQILNFGAPAPVDLQVAGPNRQANLAYARELYRKLRLIAGVADARIQQASTYPQFTVAVDRTRADQLGITEQDVTNSVVATLAGTSQVAPTYWLNPRNGVSYPIVAQTPQYRMTTLSALQNLPVTGASGQSQLLGGLATITRGVGDAVVSHYNIEPLYDVYATTQGRDLGAVAADVDGIVKATAKDLPKGSTVTLRGQVQTMNGAFAGLLLGLVGAIALIYLLIVVNFQSWADAFVIVSALPAALAGIAWMLFTTHTPLSVPALTGAILCMGVATANSILVVSFARERLAETGNALASALEAGFTRFRPVLMTAFAMIIGMVPMALGLGEGAEQNAPLGRAVIGGLACATIATLFFVPVVFSLVHRRDALKHDASRASSLSASGASHVH comes from the coding sequence ATGCTGAAAATTGTCCGGCTCGCGCTCACCCGGCCCTATACGTTCGTCGTGCTGGCGCTGCTGATCCTGATCGCAGGACCGCTGGCGGCAGTGCGCACGCCCATCGACATCTTCCCGGATATCCGCATTCCGGTGATCAGCGTCGTCTGGAATTATTCCGGGCTGCAGCCCGACGACATGTCCGGCCGCATCGTCACGTACTACGAGCGCGCGCTCGGCACGACGGTCAACGACATCCAGCACATCGAATCGCAGTCGTTCCGCAGCTTCGGCATCGTGAAGATCTTCTTCCAGCCGACCGTCGACATCCGCACGGCCACCGCGCAGGTCACGTCGATCTCGCAGACCGTGCTCAAGCAGATGCCGCCCGGCACCACTCCGCCGCAGATCCTCAACTACAACGCGTCGACCGTACCGGTGCTGCAGATCGCGCTGACCAGCAACACGCTCGACGAGCAGAAGCTGGAGGACTACGCGGAGAACTTCATCCGCCCGCAACTGCTGTCGGTGCCCGGCGTGGCGATTCCGACGCCGTACGGCGGCAAGGCGCGCGAGGTGCAGATCGACCTCGATCCGCAGGCGCTGCAGTCGAAGGGGCTGTCGGCCCAGGACGTCGCGCACGCGCTCGCGCAGCAGAACCAGATCATCCCGGCCGGCACGCAGAAGATCGGCCGCTTCGAATACAACATCAAGCTCAACAACAGCCCGCTCGCGCTCGACGCGCTGAACGACCTGCCGATCAAGTCGGTCGACGGCACGACCATCATGATCCGCGACGTCGCGCACGTGCGCGACGGCTTCCCGCCGCAGAGCAACATCGTGCGCGTGGACGGCCACCGCGCGGTGCTGATGAGTGTCCTGAAGAACGGCTCGGCGTCCACGCTCGACATCATCGCGGGCGTGAAGGCCAAGCTGCCGTTGATCGAGCAGACGCTGCCGCCGGGACTGAAGCTCGTCACGATGGGCGACCAGTCGGCCTTCGTGAAGGGCGCCGTCAGCGGCGTCGCGCGCGAGGGCATCATCGCCGCCGCACTGACCTCGCTGATGATCCTGCTGTTCCTCGGCTCGTGGCGCTCGACGCTGATCATCGCCGCGTCGATCCCGCTGGCCGTGCTGTCGGCGATCGCCCTGCTCGCGGCCACCGGCGAGACGCTCAACGTGATGACGCTCGGCGGCCTCGCGCTCGCGGTCGGGATTCTCGTGGACGATGCGACCGTGACGATCGAGAACGTCAACTGGCACCTCGAACAGGGCAAGGACACGCGCACCGCGATCGTCGACGGCGCGAAGCAGATCGTGATGCCGGCGCTTGTCTCGCTGTTGTGCATCTGCATCGTGTTCGTGCCGATGCTGATGCTCGACGGCATCTCGCGCTTCCTGTTCGTGCCGATGGCGAAGGCCGTGATCTTCTCGATGATGTCGTCGTTCGTGCTGTCGCGCACCTTCGTGCCGATGCTCGCGCAATACCTGCTCAAGCCGCACGCGTCGGCCGGCCATGCGTCGGGCGAGCTGGCCGCGATCATGGATTCGCATGCGGGCCATCCGGGCGCGCACGACGTGCCGCCGTCGCGCAATCCGCTGGTGCGCTTCCAGCGCGGGTTCGAGCGCCGGTTCGAGGCCGTGCGGGCGTCGTACCGAATCCTGCTGGGCCTGGCGCTCACGCGCCGCAAGCCGTTCGTCATCGCGTTTCTGGCTGTGGTGGCCGCGTCGTTCCTGCTCGCGCCGTGGCTCGGCCGCAACTTCTTTCCGGCCATCGATTCGGGCGAGATCTCGCTGCACGTGCGCGCGCCGGTCGGCACGCGCGTCGAGGAAACCGCCGCCGAGTTCGACCGCATCGAGAACACGATCCGCAGCGTGATCCCGCCCGCGCAGCTGGGCGAGGTGATCGACAACATCGGCCTGCCGAAGAGCGGGATCAACCTGACCTACAACAACAGCGGCACGCTCGGGCCGCAGGACGGCGACATCCTGATCTCGCTGTCGAAGGATCACGCACCGACCGCCGGCTACGTGCGCCAGCTGCGCGAACGGCTGCCGCGCGCGTATCCGGGCACCACGTTCTCGTTCCTGCCTGCCGACATCGTCAGCCAGATCCTCAACTTCGGCGCGCCGGCCCCGGTCGACTTGCAGGTGGCCGGCCCCAACCGGCAAGCGAACCTCGCGTATGCGCGCGAGCTGTACCGCAAGCTGCGCCTGATCGCCGGTGTCGCCGATGCGCGCATCCAGCAGGCCAGCACCTACCCGCAGTTCACGGTGGCGGTGGACCGCACGCGTGCCGACCAGCTCGGCATCACCGAGCAGGACGTGACGAACTCGGTGGTCGCCACGCTGGCCGGCACCAGTCAGGTCGCCCCGACCTACTGGCTCAACCCGCGCAACGGCGTGTCGTATCCGATCGTCGCTCAGACGCCGCAGTACAGGATGACGACGCTGTCGGCACTGCAGAATCTGCCGGTCACCGGCGCGAGCGGCCAGTCGCAACTGCTGGGCGGTCTCGCCACGATCACGCGCGGCGTCGGCGACGCGGTGGTGTCGCACTACAACATCGAGCCGCTGTACGACGTCTACGCGACCACCCAGGGGCGCGACCTCGGCGCGGTCGCGGCAGACGTCGACGGCATCGTCAAGGCCACCGCGAAGGATCTGCCCAAGGGCTCGACCGTCACGCTGCGCGGCCAGGTGCAGACCATGAACGGCGCGTTCGCCGGCCTGCTGCTCGGCCTCGTCGGCGCGATCGCGCTGATCTACCTGCTGATCGTCGTGAATTTCCAGTCGTGGGCCGACGCGTTCGTGATCGTCTCGGCGCTGCCGGCCGCGCTCGCCGGCATCGCGTGGATGCTGTTCACCACGCACACGCCGCTGTCGGTGCCGGCGCTCACCGGCGCGATCCTGTGCATGGGCGTGGCCACCGCGAACTCGATCCTCGTCGTCAGCTTCGCGCGCGAGCGCCTGGCCGAAACCGGCAACGCGCTGGCGTCCGCGCTCGAAGCCGGCTTCACGCGGTTCCGCCCGGTGCTGATGACCGCATTCGCGATGATCATCGGCATGGTGCCGATGGCGCTCGGGCTCGGCGAAGGCGCCGAGCAGAACGCGCCGCTCGGCCGCGCGGTGATCGGCGGCCTCGCGTGCGCGACGATCGCGACGCTGTTCTTCGTTCCCGTCGTGTTCAGCCTCGTGCATCGGCGCGACGCGCTGAAGCACGACGCGTCCCGCGCTTCCTCCCTTTCCGCGTCCGGAGCTTCCCATGTCCACTGA
- a CDS encoding efflux RND transporter periplasmic adaptor subunit, translating into MSTEIDIKSPKRLPNLKLVATITALIAVGIVTDGIVGRAHAKQAMTTWSAEQAVPTVVAYTPSTGADAATLVLPGHLSAFESAPIHAQVSGYLHAWYTDIGAHVKSGQLLGLIDTPELDQQLQQARADLQSSLANEKLAASTAARWTRMLAQDSVSQQETDEKTSDLAAKQAIVAANEANVRRLEALEAFKRIVAPFDGVVTARKTDIGQLISAGGGAGPELFAVSDVHRMRVYVSVPQNEAAAIRPGMTATLTVPEHPGETFHATLADTDDSIAGSTGTLLVQLMVDNRDGKLIPGEYTEVHFALPAGSSHVLTIPASSLIFRQAGLQVAVVGKDDRAVLKPVTIATDLGTHVQIATGLAPDDRVIDNPPDSLAAGDLVRLAAPARTVASAAHGTERANG; encoded by the coding sequence ATGTCCACTGAGATCGATATCAAGTCGCCGAAACGGCTACCCAACCTCAAGCTCGTCGCCACGATCACCGCGCTGATCGCGGTCGGCATCGTGACGGACGGCATCGTCGGCCGCGCGCATGCGAAACAGGCAATGACGACCTGGTCCGCCGAACAGGCCGTGCCGACCGTGGTCGCGTATACGCCGTCGACCGGCGCCGACGCCGCCACGCTGGTGCTGCCCGGCCACCTGTCCGCGTTCGAGAGCGCGCCGATCCATGCGCAGGTGTCGGGCTACCTGCATGCGTGGTACACCGATATCGGCGCACACGTGAAGTCGGGGCAGCTGCTCGGCCTGATCGACACGCCCGAGCTCGACCAGCAACTGCAACAGGCGCGTGCCGACCTGCAAAGCTCGCTCGCCAACGAAAAACTCGCCGCGTCCACGGCCGCGCGCTGGACCAGGATGCTCGCGCAGGATTCGGTGTCGCAGCAGGAAACCGACGAGAAGACCAGCGACCTCGCCGCCAAGCAGGCGATCGTCGCGGCCAACGAGGCCAACGTGCGGCGCCTCGAGGCGCTGGAGGCGTTCAAGCGCATCGTCGCGCCGTTCGACGGCGTCGTGACTGCGCGCAAGACCGACATCGGCCAGCTGATCTCGGCCGGCGGCGGCGCGGGCCCCGAGCTGTTCGCCGTGTCCGACGTGCACCGGATGCGCGTGTACGTGAGCGTGCCGCAAAACGAGGCGGCCGCGATCCGCCCCGGCATGACGGCCACGCTGACCGTGCCCGAGCATCCGGGCGAGACCTTCCATGCGACGCTCGCCGACACCGACGACTCGATCGCCGGTTCGACCGGTACGCTGCTCGTGCAGCTGATGGTCGACAACCGCGACGGCAAGCTGATTCCCGGCGAATACACCGAAGTGCATTTCGCGCTGCCGGCCGGCAGCAGCCACGTGCTGACGATCCCGGCGAGCTCGCTGATCTTCCGGCAGGCCGGCCTGCAGGTCGCCGTGGTCGGCAAGGACGATCGCGCGGTGCTCAAGCCCGTGACGATCGCGACCGACCTCGGCACGCACGTGCAGATCGCGACCGGCCTCGCACCGGACGATCGCGTGATCGACAACCCGCCCGACTCGCTGGCCGCGGGCGATCTGGTCAGGCTGGCGGCGCCGGCCCGCACCGTCGCATCGGCCGCGCACGGCACGGAGCGTGCGAATGGCTAA
- a CDS encoding efflux transporter outer membrane subunit gives MANRLRLCALLAGVAFLSACSFAPTYHTPRTALPASFKEAGGWQAAKPADRIARDGWWKAFRDPVLDRLEAQVAAANPDVAAAVARHDEAAALFDQARSGLFPTIGLGAQVSSNRQSATRPLRGSNQPNVYGANTLDAGFDYDLDLWGKVRNEVAAGRADAQASADDLASVRLSLQTSLANAYFNLRGLDQQQRLLADTIDTYRRALQLTMSRHAGGIASDLDVSRAQTQLDSARASAEDVRARRALYEHSIATLTGVPASSFSLTPDRHAAYLPSIPAGLPATLLQRRPDVAAAERRMAAANAKIGVMRAAFFPDVTLGLIGGYQSSGLGHWLSAPNEIWSLGPSLALTLFDGGRRRALTDQAYAQLAENGAQYRAVVLAACQQVEDNLALTHHLGDEAAREQEALDAAERALQLSMSRYRDGVVSYLDVVTAQTTELNTKVAMLELDTRRQLAAVGLIAALGGGWSAEETSSATQAPAATPARSAT, from the coding sequence ATGGCTAACCGGCTTCGGCTCTGCGCGCTGCTCGCCGGCGTCGCGTTCCTCTCCGCGTGCTCGTTCGCGCCGACCTATCACACGCCGCGGACCGCGCTGCCGGCCAGCTTCAAGGAAGCGGGCGGCTGGCAGGCCGCGAAGCCGGCCGACCGGATCGCACGCGACGGCTGGTGGAAGGCCTTCCGCGATCCCGTGCTCGACCGGCTCGAAGCGCAGGTGGCCGCGGCCAACCCCGACGTGGCCGCCGCCGTGGCCCGCCACGACGAGGCGGCCGCGCTGTTCGATCAGGCGCGCTCGGGGCTGTTCCCGACCATCGGCCTCGGCGCGCAGGTTTCGAGCAACCGGCAATCGGCCACGCGGCCGCTGCGCGGCTCGAACCAGCCGAACGTCTATGGCGCCAACACGCTCGACGCCGGCTTCGACTACGACCTCGACCTGTGGGGGAAAGTCCGCAACGAAGTCGCGGCCGGGCGCGCCGACGCACAGGCCAGCGCCGACGATCTCGCGTCGGTGCGGCTGAGCCTGCAGACCAGCCTCGCGAACGCGTACTTCAACCTGCGCGGGCTCGACCAGCAGCAACGACTGCTGGCCGACACGATCGACACCTACCGGCGCGCGCTGCAGCTGACGATGAGCCGGCATGCGGGCGGCATCGCGTCGGATCTCGACGTCTCGCGCGCGCAGACGCAGCTCGATTCTGCCCGCGCGTCGGCCGAGGACGTGCGGGCGCGGCGCGCGCTCTACGAGCACTCGATCGCGACGCTCACGGGCGTGCCGGCGTCGTCGTTTTCGCTGACGCCGGACCGGCACGCCGCCTATCTGCCGTCGATCCCGGCCGGCCTTCCCGCCACGCTGCTTCAGCGGCGCCCCGACGTCGCGGCCGCCGAGCGCCGCATGGCGGCCGCCAACGCGAAGATCGGCGTGATGCGCGCGGCATTCTTCCCCGACGTCACGCTCGGGCTGATCGGCGGATACCAGAGTTCCGGCCTCGGGCACTGGCTCAGCGCGCCGAACGAGATCTGGTCGCTCGGGCCCAGCCTCGCGCTGACGCTGTTCGACGGCGGCCGCCGCCGGGCGCTCACCGACCAGGCGTACGCGCAACTGGCCGAGAACGGTGCGCAGTATCGCGCGGTCGTGCTCGCCGCGTGCCAGCAGGTGGAGGACAACCTCGCGCTCACGCATCACCTCGGCGACGAAGCCGCTCGCGAGCAGGAGGCGCTCGATGCGGCCGAACGCGCGCTGCAGCTGTCGATGTCGCGCTATCGGGACGGCGTCGTCAGCTATCTCGACGTGGTGACCGCGCAGACCACCGAGCTGAACACGAAGGTCGCGATGCTGGAGCTGGACACCCGCCGGCAGTTGGCGGCGGTGGGGTTGATCGCCGCGCTGGGCGGCGGGTGGTCGGCGGAGGAAACCTCATCCGCCACGCAAGCGCCGGCCGCGACACCGGCCCGTTCCGCGACCTGA
- a CDS encoding porin: protein MKKYLAIPAAIACLLAGPAHAQSSVTLYGTIDAGLDYISNQKSPAGAGPAYGVQSGNVSTSRWGLRGIEDLGGGLGAVFTLENGFNGANGKFGNGGDEFGRQAWVGLSSRRWGTVTLGRQYDFLVDFVAPLSATGSGFGGNIADHPYDNDNLANDTRMNDAVKFSSANYGGFSFGGAYGFSNQGGGAGNNNAYSVGAQYVNGPVDLAVAYLQSNQPGGVNAPQNTGGSLSSSDGDAMLVGGRWRTFGAGAHYAFDHATVGFVYTRTILNDPRELSQGGAYGAVNGRLLTFSNYELNARYFLQPAFSLGGSYTLTQGRFDDAGRSIAPTWSQFMLQADYALSRRTDLYLEGVYQRVTGADGVAVLGNAGIFNLAASGNDRQAVVAAGIRHKF, encoded by the coding sequence ATGAAGAAATATCTGGCAATCCCGGCGGCGATCGCGTGCTTGCTTGCGGGCCCGGCCCATGCGCAGAGCAGCGTCACGTTGTACGGCACGATCGACGCGGGCCTGGACTACATCAGCAACCAGAAATCGCCGGCCGGTGCCGGGCCGGCCTACGGCGTCCAGAGCGGCAACGTCAGCACGTCGCGCTGGGGGCTGCGCGGCATCGAGGATCTCGGCGGCGGCCTGGGTGCCGTGTTCACCCTCGAGAACGGCTTCAACGGCGCGAACGGCAAGTTCGGCAACGGCGGCGACGAGTTCGGCCGCCAGGCGTGGGTCGGCCTGTCGAGCCGCCGCTGGGGCACCGTGACGCTCGGCCGCCAGTACGATTTCCTGGTCGACTTCGTCGCGCCGCTGTCGGCAACGGGCTCGGGATTCGGCGGCAACATCGCCGATCATCCGTACGACAACGATAACCTCGCCAACGACACGCGGATGAACGACGCGGTGAAGTTCAGCAGCGCGAACTACGGCGGCTTCTCGTTCGGCGGTGCATACGGCTTCAGCAACCAGGGCGGCGGGGCGGGCAACAACAACGCGTACAGCGTCGGCGCGCAGTACGTGAACGGGCCGGTCGATCTCGCCGTCGCATACCTGCAGTCGAACCAGCCGGGCGGCGTGAACGCGCCGCAAAACACCGGCGGTTCGCTGAGCAGCTCGGATGGCGACGCGATGCTGGTCGGCGGCCGCTGGCGCACGTTCGGCGCCGGTGCGCACTACGCGTTCGACCATGCGACGGTCGGCTTCGTCTACACGAGAACGATCCTGAACGACCCGCGCGAACTGTCGCAAGGCGGCGCGTACGGCGCCGTGAACGGCCGGTTGCTGACGTTCAGCAACTACGAACTGAATGCGCGCTATTTCCTGCAGCCGGCATTCTCGCTGGGCGGTTCCTATACGCTCACGCAGGGCCGCTTCGACGATGCGGGCCGCAGCATCGCACCGACGTGGAGCCAGTTCATGCTGCAGGCCGACTACGCGCTGTCGCGCCGCACCGACCTCTATCTCGAAGGCGTGTACCAGCGCGTGACGGGGGCGGACGGCGTCGCGGTGCTCGGCAACGCGGGGATCTTCAACCTCGCCGCGTCGGGCAACGATCGCCAGGCGGTGGTCGCGGCCGGTATCCGTCACAAGTTCTGA
- a CDS encoding DUF4148 domain-containing protein produces the protein MKTANIVAAAMLAAIGTLSVPAFAQAASQPAQMSPAATKDGVPGTRAAGQWVPPYGQAMHEKTRAEVYAELVHAEQDGQIKYLDSTLYSH, from the coding sequence ATGAAAACCGCCAACATCGTCGCCGCCGCCATGCTCGCCGCCATCGGCACGCTGTCCGTTCCCGCGTTCGCCCAGGCCGCGAGCCAGCCGGCGCAGATGTCACCGGCCGCGACCAAGGACGGCGTGCCAGGCACGCGGGCTGCGGGCCAGTGGGTGCCGCCGTACGGCCAGGCGATGCACGAGAAGACGCGCGCCGAGGTCTACGCCGAACTCGTGCATGCCGAACAGGACGGGCAGATCAAATACCTGGACTCCACGCTCTATTCGCATTGA
- a CDS encoding response regulator transcription factor, whose product MRILLVTSPHPEASWLHKALQESGHSLQRTDDLRDGLFLASQEAFDAIVATAFEPGSDAALIAMLPRFVAEGRGAALVVLIGAASARERTRMLRAGADACFGAPYSFIELHERLQALQRLAGVRDAEGPAAPVSAIETLARELKDGKLRLAVTRRECLLLECLMRHPNAPVPRDQLIRYVWQDKEDVDPSSVNLVVSRLRRKLERHLPSVRIDTVSRYGYQVTLTDA is encoded by the coding sequence ATGCGGATCCTGCTCGTGACCTCGCCGCATCCCGAAGCGTCGTGGCTGCACAAGGCGCTCCAGGAGAGCGGGCACAGCCTGCAACGCACCGACGATCTGCGCGACGGCCTGTTCCTCGCGTCGCAGGAGGCATTCGACGCGATCGTCGCGACGGCCTTCGAACCCGGCAGCGATGCCGCGCTGATCGCGATGCTGCCGCGTTTTGTCGCGGAAGGCCGCGGTGCGGCGCTGGTGGTGCTGATCGGCGCGGCGTCGGCGCGCGAGCGCACCCGCATGCTGCGTGCGGGCGCCGACGCGTGCTTCGGTGCGCCATACTCGTTCATCGAGTTGCACGAGCGTCTGCAGGCGTTGCAGCGGCTGGCCGGCGTGCGCGACGCGGAAGGCCCGGCCGCGCCGGTATCCGCCATCGAGACGCTCGCGCGCGAACTCAAGGACGGCAAGTTGCGTCTGGCCGTGACCCGCCGCGAATGCCTGCTGCTCGAATGCCTGATGCGCCATCCGAATGCGCCGGTACCGCGCGATCAGTTGATCCGCTATGTATGGCAGGACAAGGAGGACGTCGATCCGTCGAGCGTCAATCTCGTGGTGTCGCGGCTGCGCCGCAAGCTCGAGCGGCATCTGCCCAGCGTGCGGATCGATACGGTGAGCCGTTACGGCTATCAGGTGACGCTGACGGATGCATGA